One Salmo trutta chromosome 26, fSalTru1.1, whole genome shotgun sequence DNA window includes the following coding sequences:
- the LOC115163568 gene encoding dehydrogenase/reductase SDR family member 13 isoform X2, whose protein sequence is MTALDLARRGARVILACRNRQRAEAALADIKRESGSNEVVFMHLDLGSLKSVRFFAETFLKNEPRLDLLINNAGIYMQGSTEDGLGMMFGVNYIGHFLLTNLLLDRLKECGPSRVVNVASLGHNFGKIDFNCLSTHKELGVGKSAMDVFNIYCNSKLCNVVFTHELAKRLKDTNVTCYSLHPGIIETELGRYANSVFLMLLKPISMLFFKNSVAGSQTTLHCALQEGLEPLSGCYFSNCTVRNLYPKARDDAVAKKLWEVSESLCGLL, encoded by the exons ATGACTGCACTAGATCTGGCCAGGAGAGGTGCCAGGGTCATCCTGGCCTGCCGCAACAGACAGAGAGCGGAGGCCGCGCTCGCTGACATcaagagg GAGAGTGGGAGCAATGAGGTGGTGTTCATGCATCTGGATCTGGGCAGTCTGAAGTCTGTTCGCTTCTTTGCTGAAACCTTCCTAAAGAATGAACCCAGATTGGACCTGCTCATCAACAATGCAG GTATTTACATGCAGGGCAGCACAGAAGACGGCTTGGGGATGATGTTTGGTGTCAACTACATCGGTCACTTCCTGTTGACCAACCTGCTTCTGGACCGTCTGAAGGAGTGCGGTCCGAGTCGAGTGGTCAACGTGGCGTCCTTGGGCCATAATTTTGGCAAAATTGATTTCAACTGCTTGAGCACTCACAAGGAGTTAGGTGTTGGCAAGTCTGCCATGGATGTCTTTAACATCTATTGCAACAGCAAGCTGTGTAACGTTGTCTTCACCCATGAGCTGGCCAAGAGACTGAAGGACACAAACGTTACCTGCTACAGCCTCCACCCTG GTATAATCGAAACTGAGCTGGGCCGTTACGCCAACTCTGTATTTTTAATGCTGTTGAAGCCCATCTCCATGTTGTTCTTCAAGAACTCTGTGGCGGGGTCTCAGACCACCCTGCACTGTGCCTTGCAGGAGGGCCTGGAGCCCCTCTCTGGATGCTACTTCTCTAACTGTACAGTCAGGAACCTCTATCCTAAGGCCAGAGACGACGCGGTGGCCAAGAAGCTATGGGAAGTCAGTGAGAGTCTGTGTGGACTCCTGTGA
- the LOC115163565 gene encoding dehydrogenase/reductase SDR family member 13 encodes MSVLLSILAVGIALYLILYYNVIRGSRCTSPVTLKGKTAIVTGSNTGIGKATALDLAKRGARVILACRSKQKAEAAVYDIRRESGSNEVVFMHLDLGSLKSVRSFAETFLKTELRLDLLINNAGMLGPGYTEDGFGMVFGVNHLGHFLLTCLLLDRLKECGPSRVVNVSALLHRLGSVDFALLGTHKDLVPGQSTWHNFRAYCHSKLCNVLFTRELANRLEGTSVTTYSLHPGVIHTEFGRNLKLWQRLFLEPISKLFFMDAERGAQTTLYCALQEGIEPLSGRYFSSCALQEVSAKGRDDALARKLWEVSERLSDLS; translated from the exons ATGTCGGTTTTGCTATCTATTCTGGCAGTAGGGATTGCGTTGTATTTGATACTTTATTACAATGTGATCAGAGGATCAAGATGCACGAGCCCTGTGACACTTAAAGGAAAGACTGCTATTGTAACAG GGAGTAACACTGGTATTGGAAAGGCTACTGCTTTGGATTTGGCCAAGAGAGGTGCAAGGGTCATCCTTGCCTGCCGCAGCAAACAGAAAGCTGAGGCTGCTGTCTATGATATCAGAAGG GAGAGTGGGAGCAATGAGGTGGTGTTCATGCATCTGGATCTGGGGAGTCTGAAGTCTGTTCGCTCCTTTGCTGAAACTTTCCTGAAGACTGAACTCAGACTGGACCTACTCATCAACAATGCAG GAATGCTGGGGCCCGGCTACACTGAGGATGGGTTCGGCATGGTGTTTGGGGTCAACCACTTAGGCCATTTCCTGTTGACCTGCTTGCTGCTGGACCGGCTGAAGGAGTGTGGTCCGAGTCGTGTTGTCAACGTGTCGGCTCTCCTACACCGGCTAGGCTCTGTCGATTTTGCCCTCCTGGGTACCCACAAGGACCTGGTGCCAGGCCAGAGTACCTGGCATAACTTCAGGGCCTACTGCCACAGCAAGCTGTGCAATGTGCTCTTCACCCGGGAGCTGGCCAACCGCCTGGAGGGGACCAGCGTTACCACCTACAGCCTTCACCCAG GGGTCATTCACACTGAGTTTGGTCGCAACCTGAAACTATGGCAGAGGCTCTTCCTGGAGCCCATCTCTAAGCTCTTCTTCATGGATGCTGAGAGGGGAGCCCAGACCACCCTATACTGTGCCCTCCAAGAGGGGATCGAGCCGCTGAGTGGACGCTACTTCTCTTCCTGTGCACTACAGGAAGTAAGCGCCAAGGGGCGGGACGATGCTTTGGCTAGGAAGCTGTGGGAGGTGAGTGAGAGGCTATCTGACCTATCCTGA
- the LOC115163568 gene encoding dehydrogenase/reductase SDR family member 13 isoform X1, protein MAAFLLLAGVVVVGYMIFHNIFVKGAVCKSNVKLHGKTVIVTGSNTGIGKMTALDLARRGARVILACRNRQRAEAALADIKRESGSNEVVFMHLDLGSLKSVRFFAETFLKNEPRLDLLINNAGIYMQGSTEDGLGMMFGVNYIGHFLLTNLLLDRLKECGPSRVVNVASLGHNFGKIDFNCLSTHKELGVGKSAMDVFNIYCNSKLCNVVFTHELAKRLKDTNVTCYSLHPGIIETELGRYANSVFLMLLKPISMLFFKNSVAGSQTTLHCALQEGLEPLSGCYFSNCTVRNLYPKARDDAVAKKLWEVSESLCGLL, encoded by the exons ATGGCTGCGTTTCTTCTTTTGGCTGGAGTGGTAGTGGTGGGCTATATGATTTTTCATAATATCTTTGTCAAAGGGGCAGTATGCAAGAGCAATGTGAAACTGCATGGGAAAACTGTAATTGTAACAG GAAGTAACACAGGCATAGGGAAGATGACTGCACTAGATCTGGCCAGGAGAGGTGCCAGGGTCATCCTGGCCTGCCGCAACAGACAGAGAGCGGAGGCCGCGCTCGCTGACATcaagagg GAGAGTGGGAGCAATGAGGTGGTGTTCATGCATCTGGATCTGGGCAGTCTGAAGTCTGTTCGCTTCTTTGCTGAAACCTTCCTAAAGAATGAACCCAGATTGGACCTGCTCATCAACAATGCAG GTATTTACATGCAGGGCAGCACAGAAGACGGCTTGGGGATGATGTTTGGTGTCAACTACATCGGTCACTTCCTGTTGACCAACCTGCTTCTGGACCGTCTGAAGGAGTGCGGTCCGAGTCGAGTGGTCAACGTGGCGTCCTTGGGCCATAATTTTGGCAAAATTGATTTCAACTGCTTGAGCACTCACAAGGAGTTAGGTGTTGGCAAGTCTGCCATGGATGTCTTTAACATCTATTGCAACAGCAAGCTGTGTAACGTTGTCTTCACCCATGAGCTGGCCAAGAGACTGAAGGACACAAACGTTACCTGCTACAGCCTCCACCCTG GTATAATCGAAACTGAGCTGGGCCGTTACGCCAACTCTGTATTTTTAATGCTGTTGAAGCCCATCTCCATGTTGTTCTTCAAGAACTCTGTGGCGGGGTCTCAGACCACCCTGCACTGTGCCTTGCAGGAGGGCCTGGAGCCCCTCTCTGGATGCTACTTCTCTAACTGTACAGTCAGGAACCTCTATCCTAAGGCCAGAGACGACGCGGTGGCCAAGAAGCTATGGGAAGTCAGTGAGAGTCTGTGTGGACTCCTGTGA